The following coding sequences are from one Thermovenabulum gondwanense window:
- a CDS encoding aspartate aminotransferase family protein codes for MSLNKAPKNNVFYRNQNWIYPRIAYGKGIYLYGEDGKKYIDACSGSAVANIGHGNEEVARCYEEQVKRIAFTHLSRWTVDVIEKCAEKISEWTPGDLNHVHFVSGGSEATEAAIKMARQYFIERDGKNTTKWKVISKWNSYHGATLGALSMTGDTPRRKIYDPMLLAFPKIPQFYHYRNPWGCKTLEETSIKAAQALEEEILRQGPENVAAFITEPVVGSAAPGAHPEKIYFEMVREICKKYDVLLIVDEVMSGFGRTGMKFGVDYFGVVPDIMTVAKGMSCGYTPIGAAIANGEVFETIMVKGSGNFVHGHTYGGNPLSCAVALCVINILEREGYVENAAKQGEYLMQKLQGLYKYPIVGDIRGKGLMIGVEFVKDRETKEPFDVSENIKGKVTINCLEEGVVVYPGGGSVDGVRGDHFLLAPPLNITKEEVDELYEKLERGIKKTCEQVL; via the coding sequence ATGAGCCTCAATAAGGCTCCTAAAAATAATGTTTTTTATAGGAATCAAAACTGGATTTATCCAAGGATAGCATACGGCAAAGGAATCTATCTTTACGGAGAGGATGGGAAGAAGTATATTGATGCCTGTTCAGGTTCTGCAGTTGCAAATATTGGACATGGCAACGAAGAAGTAGCGCGTTGTTATGAAGAACAGGTTAAGAGAATAGCCTTTACACATCTTTCCCGCTGGACCGTTGATGTAATAGAAAAGTGTGCAGAAAAGATATCAGAATGGACGCCTGGCGATCTTAATCACGTTCATTTCGTTTCAGGTGGATCTGAAGCCACCGAAGCGGCTATAAAAATGGCAAGACAGTATTTTATAGAAAGGGACGGCAAAAATACCACTAAGTGGAAAGTCATAAGCAAATGGAATTCATATCACGGAGCAACCTTAGGGGCCCTTTCGATGACAGGCGATACACCGCGCCGTAAAATTTACGATCCTATGTTGCTTGCTTTCCCTAAAATACCGCAATTCTATCATTATAGAAATCCTTGGGGATGCAAAACTCTTGAGGAAACCAGCATCAAGGCGGCTCAGGCCCTGGAAGAGGAAATCCTCAGGCAAGGGCCAGAAAATGTTGCAGCCTTCATTACTGAGCCGGTAGTCGGTTCCGCAGCACCAGGAGCTCATCCCGAAAAAATCTATTTTGAAATGGTAAGGGAGATTTGTAAAAAATATGATGTTCTTTTAATAGTTGATGAAGTAATGAGTGGATTTGGCCGCACAGGTATGAAATTTGGCGTTGACTACTTCGGGGTGGTGCCGGACATAATGACCGTAGCGAAAGGTATGAGCTGTGGTTACACTCCAATAGGTGCTGCTATAGCTAATGGTGAAGTATTTGAAACAATTATGGTAAAAGGTTCAGGAAACTTTGTGCACGGTCACACTTATGGTGGCAATCCTCTGTCCTGTGCTGTTGCTCTTTGCGTCATAAATATACTAGAAAGAGAAGGATATGTAGAAAATGCCGCAAAGCAAGGCGAATATTTGATGCAGAAGCTACAGGGGTTATATAAGTACCCGATAGTGGGAGATATTAGGGGTAAAGGGCTTATGATAGGCGTAGAATTCGTCAAAGACAGAGAAACCAAAGAACCTTTCGATGTATCGGAAAATATAAAAGGAAAAGTAACAATTAACTGTTTGGAAGAAGGGGTTGTCGTATATCCTGGTGGCGGTTCAGTTGATGGTGTAAGAGGCGATCATTTCCTGCTGGCTCCGCCGTTGAATATAACAAAGGAGGAGGTAGACGAACTTTACGAAAAGCTGGAAAGAGGCATCAAAAAGACGTGTGAGCAGGTATTGTAA